The proteins below come from a single Mya arenaria isolate MELC-2E11 chromosome 6, ASM2691426v1 genomic window:
- the LOC128237997 gene encoding uncharacterized protein LOC128237997 encodes MADKLSHVSSFSVKEMCEWVDSISKDLTTIFKDFLLCCNNYILTKKSMLWFPGGPPLTFLPFPMPDGDRRPGSCPDHECCGGHFLPPSEVIEKRLKGVELPPSDVLQRAHTDGSTDAALLSKECTLL; translated from the exons ATGGCGGACAAACTTTCACACGTTTCATCCTTCTCAGTTAAAGAGATGTGTGAATGGGTGGATAGCATCTCAAAAGATCTCACAACCATATTTAAAG attttttgttATGCTGcaacaactatatattaacaaaaaag TCTATGCTGTGGTTTCCTGGTGGGCCACCTCTCACCTTCCTGCCTTTCCCCATGCCTGACGGAGACAGAAGACCGGGAAGCTGTCCAGACCATGAGTGCTGTGGTGGTCACTTCCTCCCACCAAGCGAAGTCATTGAAAAAAGGCTTAAG GGAGTCGAGTTGCCACCCTCTGACGTTTTACAGAGGGCACATACAGATGGCAGTACAGATGCAGCCCTACTTAGTAAAGAGTGTACGCTTTTGTGA
- the LOC128237455 gene encoding procathepsin L-like: MFVIYAVLTLALVEVNGYGVREMSMVDVGFAEINQELSEPIDSLFENFKHAHGKQYANASEESQRRAIFVDNVEYINAHNNLYLSGKTSYYMGVNQFSDMTYNEWRSLFTTQSIDDVTTRNDSIFLTPDNFEAPSSVNWAQRGYVTPVKNQQRCGSCWAFSATGAIEGQHFRKYHRLVSLSEQQLLDCSGYGCRGGYPTKAMFYVRDVGGIASEQAYPYKARSERCHFRRSMAVAHVKGVMQVRQSERDLMNVLASQGPISVSIVVNKNFMQYRGGIFYDPSCSRARDGHAVLVVGYGSSPREYWLVKNSWGTRWGEHGYIRMARNKGNMCRIANAAVFPTM; this comes from the exons ATGTTCGTTATTTACGCTGTTCTGACACTGGCTCTAGTGGAGGTGAACGGATATGGTGTACGGGAAATGTCCATGGTGGACGTCGGATTCGCAGAGATAAACCAGGAGTTGTCGGAGCCTATAGATTCGCTCTTTGAGAACTTCAAACACGCACATG GCAAACAGTACGCTAACGCGTCCGAGGAGTCACAGCGACGTGCGATATTCGTAGATAACGTTGAATACATCAATGCCCACAACAACCTGTACCTGTCTGGAAAGACGTCATATTACATGGGCGTCAACCAGTTCTCTGATATG acaTATAACGAATGGCGGTCGCTTTTCACAACACAGTCGATTGATGATGTCACAACCAGAAATGATTCTATCTTCTTGACGCCGGATAATTTTGAGGCCCCGTCGAGTGTTAACTGGGCACAAAGAGGATATGTAACACCAGTGAAAAACCAG CAAAGATGTGGATCATGTTGGGCGTTCAGTGCG ACTGGTGCCATTGAAGGCCAACACTTCCGCAAATATCATAGACTGGTTTCTCTGAGCGAGCAACAGCTGCTGGACTGTTCCGGTTACGGTTGTCGAGGAGGGTATCCTACCAAGGCCATGTTTTATGTCAGGGATGTAGGAGGAATCGCGTCGGAACAAGCGTACCCTTATAAG GCACGATCGGAGCGATGTCACTTCCGCAGATCCATGGCGGTTGCCCACGTGAAGGGGGTGATGCAGGTCAGGCAGTCTGAGCGGGACCTGATGAACGTTCTGGCCTCCCAAGGGCCCATCTCCGTCTCCATCGTTGTCAACAAGAACTTCATGCAGTACAGGGGCG GTATTTTCTACGACCCCTCGTGCAGCAGGGCAAGGGATGGACACGCGGTGCTGGTCGTAGGATACGGCTCGAGCCCCAGGGAATACTGGCTCGTGAAAAACTCATGGGGAACCCGCTGGGGCGAACATGGGTACATCCGTATGGCCCGCAATAAGGGAAACATGTGCCGAATCGCTAATGCCGCCGTATTTCCCACGATGTAG